The Chryseobacterium aureum genome contains a region encoding:
- a CDS encoding T9SS type A sorting domain-containing protein, whose amino-acid sequence MKKIFTLAGLVLLTAFSNAQIVINEIYGGNANSGAVLKNNYIVLKNIGPNLVSLTGASIQYAPAIGAFTEYHTLPDLTLGPEETYLIQESAIEGGTEDLPTPNFIATTINNFDGTPNKSSGLKISSVSGKIALAGNIVQVTGPSASNVLDFVGYGSNADQFKGDGPAPSPSTTTAIKRTLVSNNDNGEDFSLEASVKSGFVQNPFIKDSKIVFGTEVKDVKVYDTFRQVVKKSPTKLASSLDIADLPRGTYIVTGTINNIPISQKIIKD is encoded by the coding sequence ATGAAAAAAATCTTTACTCTTGCAGGACTTGTATTATTAACAGCCTTTTCGAACGCCCAAATTGTAATCAATGAGATTTATGGCGGTAATGCCAATTCAGGGGCCGTACTGAAAAATAATTATATTGTACTGAAAAATATTGGACCCAATCTGGTTTCGTTAACGGGAGCCAGCATACAATATGCTCCGGCGATAGGCGCTTTTACAGAATATCATACACTGCCGGATCTGACTTTGGGCCCTGAAGAGACCTACCTGATCCAGGAATCAGCTATCGAAGGTGGAACTGAAGATTTACCCACACCGAATTTTATTGCCACTACAATAAATAATTTTGACGGAACACCCAACAAATCTTCCGGACTAAAAATTTCCAGTGTTTCCGGAAAAATAGCCTTAGCAGGAAATATCGTACAGGTGACAGGGCCTTCCGCATCCAATGTGCTGGATTTTGTAGGGTATGGATCTAACGCAGACCAATTTAAAGGCGACGGGCCGGCTCCTTCTCCCTCTACTACAACAGCCATTAAAAGAACACTGGTAAGCAATAATGATAATGGTGAAGATTTTTCTCTTGAAGCAAGCGTAAAATCCGGTTTCGTTCAGAATCCTTTTATTAAGGACAGTAAAATCGTTTTCGGAACTGAAGTAAAAGATGTGAAGGTTTATGATACCTTCAGACAGGTTGTTAAAAAATCTCCTACAAAACTGGCTTCGAGTCTTGATATTGCAGATCTTCCGCGGGGAACTTATATTGTAACAGGCACAATTAACAATATTCCGATTTCTCAGAAAATTATAAAAGATTAG
- the trmD gene encoding tRNA (guanosine(37)-N1)-methyltransferase TrmD produces MRIDIISVLPELMESPFKASILKRAMDKGLAEVHFHQLRDWAINKHRQVDDEPYGGGAGMVMMIEPLDKCISELKSQRNYDEVIYLTPDGVTLNQKIANTLSIKENLIFLCGHYKGIDQRVRDLHITKEISIGDYVLTGGELAACVLADSVIRLLPGVLNDEQSALTDSFQDDLLSPPIYTRPESYKGLDVPKILLSGNSGKIEEWRHDEAVRITKERRPDLLE; encoded by the coding sequence ATGAGAATTGACATAATAAGCGTACTTCCGGAATTAATGGAGAGTCCGTTCAAGGCTTCTATTTTAAAAAGAGCAATGGATAAAGGACTGGCAGAAGTACATTTTCATCAGCTGAGAGACTGGGCAATCAATAAGCACAGACAGGTTGATGATGAACCCTACGGAGGCGGTGCAGGAATGGTAATGATGATAGAGCCGCTGGATAAATGTATCTCAGAGCTTAAGTCCCAAAGAAATTATGACGAGGTTATTTACCTGACTCCGGATGGCGTTACCCTGAATCAGAAAATAGCCAATACACTTTCTATAAAAGAGAATCTGATTTTCCTTTGCGGCCACTATAAAGGAATAGACCAGCGAGTAAGGGATCTTCATATTACAAAAGAAATTTCTATAGGCGATTACGTTCTTACAGGAGGTGAGCTGGCAGCCTGTGTTCTTGCCGATTCAGTGATAAGACTGCTTCCGGGAGTTTTGAATGACGAACAGAGTGCTCTCACAGACAGCTTTCAGGATGATCTTCTTTCGCCGCCCATCTATACCAGACCGGAGAGTTATAAAGGACTGGATGTTCCTAAAATTCTACTGAGCGGTAATTCCGGTAAGATTGAGGAGTGGCGTCATGATGAAGCAGTACGCATCACCAAAGAAAGACGACCGGATTTACTGGAATAA
- a CDS encoding T9SS type A sorting domain-containing protein — translation MKKLYSLMAVAMFAATAFGQTTLLSENFGTTSTLPTGWTSTNTTNGWGGSTASASNVYVGASGGTNALFNGNGTNGVTHTLTYSLSTVGYTNINIIWGGRGTTAFAQNVNFQWSTDGSTWNDVTYTYVKNANAWALVNGGVAIQLPVQVENATNLSLRWSSVTSNVGNYRIDDVKIVGTSATLGTANLNTSKSVFVKNTVVNSEINFGAKSDIKIFNIAGQVVKTAAVSENQSLNVSDLKEGSYIVTGTVNGKSVSEKIIKK, via the coding sequence ATGAAAAAACTTTATTCGCTTATGGCGGTAGCTATGTTTGCTGCTACTGCATTTGGACAGACAACTCTTTTGTCTGAAAATTTTGGAACTACCAGTACATTACCTACAGGATGGACAAGTACAAATACTACTAATGGATGGGGTGGAAGTACAGCTTCTGCATCAAATGTATATGTTGGAGCTTCAGGGGGAACAAACGCCTTATTTAATGGAAATGGGACTAACGGGGTTACTCACACTCTGACTTATTCTTTATCAACAGTTGGATATACTAATATTAATATCATCTGGGGAGGAAGAGGAACTACTGCTTTTGCTCAGAATGTTAATTTTCAGTGGAGTACAGACGGTTCTACATGGAATGACGTAACTTATACTTATGTTAAAAATGCCAATGCATGGGCTTTGGTAAATGGTGGAGTAGCTATTCAATTACCGGTACAGGTAGAGAATGCAACGAATCTAAGCCTCAGATGGTCTTCAGTTACAAGTAATGTTGGAAACTATAGAATTGATGATGTGAAAATAGTAGGTACTTCTGCAACATTAGGAACTGCTAATTTAAATACATCCAAGAGCGTTTTTGTTAAAAATACGGTTGTAAACAGTGAGATTAACTTCGGAGCTAAATCTGATATCAAAATTTTCAATATTGCAGGTCAGGTTGTGAAAACTGCAGCTGTTTCTGAGAACCAATCTTTAAATGTTTCTGACCTTAAAGAAGGTAGCTATATTGTAACGGGAACTGTAAATGGTAAATCTGTTTCTGAGAAAATTATTAAAAAATAA
- a CDS encoding Lrp/AsnC ligand binding domain-containing protein produces MKNSSNTSYHLDSIDKEIIYMLMDNAKTSLAHISKNVGISTTAVHQRIKKLEHAGVIENSISFLNPKKIGYKVISYIGVFLDQPSHYPEVVKSLHDINEVVEAHYTTGNYTIFLKVLCKDNDHLMQILNKLQKLKGVTRTETFISLEQGIYRQLKV; encoded by the coding sequence ATGAAAAATTCGAGCAACACAAGCTACCATTTAGATTCTATTGACAAAGAAATTATCTACATGTTGATGGACAATGCTAAAACTTCTTTAGCCCACATTTCAAAAAATGTCGGAATTTCCACCACTGCCGTGCATCAAAGAATCAAAAAACTCGAACATGCGGGAGTTATTGAAAATTCAATATCATTTCTTAATCCTAAAAAAATAGGATATAAAGTGATTTCCTACATCGGTGTGTTTCTGGATCAGCCAAGCCACTATCCGGAAGTTGTAAAATCTTTACATGATATTAACGAAGTAGTGGAGGCCCACTATACTACAGGGAATTATACTATTTTCCTGAAAGTTCTTTGTAAAGATAATGATCATCTTATGCAGATCCTTAATAAGCTTCAGAAGCTGAAAGGAGTAACCAGAACAGAAACTTTTATATCTTTGGAACAAGGTATTTACAGACAATTGAAAGTATAA
- a CDS encoding NAD(P)/FAD-dependent oxidoreductase, producing the protein METREKIIIIGGGFAGLQLAKTLNNKNKKVIVLDRMNHHMFQPLFYQVASGRIEPSNISFPFRKIFQQSRNTQFRMTEVKEIDPANNKVITDEAEFTYDKLIIATGCKTNFFGNKDLEGKAFGMKNTQEAISIRNHVLMTFEKLIIEKSRSDDGNWNIVIVGSGPTGVELAGAFAEMKKDILPRDYPYMNFDHLKIILVSSTEKPLAVMSSEAQEKSEKYLKDLGVTFMSGEVVTEYDGDKVHLKSGKEIPSNNVIWAAGVTGNVVGGFPEEKLIRNRYIVDRYNTIKGYDNIYAIGDIAYMETPKYPQGHPQVANVAINQAKNLGKNLLKRTQSEWKEYEYDDKGSLATIGKHRAVVDLPFIKFQGFLAWYFWMFLHLMLILSVRNKLAIFFNWMWSYINKDSSLRLIIIPTKKNGTLQ; encoded by the coding sequence ATGGAAACACGCGAAAAAATCATCATTATTGGAGGAGGATTTGCGGGGCTGCAGCTTGCAAAAACGTTAAATAACAAGAACAAAAAGGTTATTGTTCTGGATCGGATGAACCACCACATGTTTCAGCCGCTTTTTTATCAGGTAGCCTCAGGAAGGATAGAACCTTCCAACATTTCTTTTCCCTTCAGAAAGATTTTTCAGCAGTCCAGAAACACGCAGTTCCGGATGACAGAGGTGAAGGAAATAGACCCTGCCAACAATAAAGTCATTACTGACGAAGCAGAATTTACCTATGATAAGCTCATCATTGCTACGGGCTGTAAAACTAATTTTTTCGGAAATAAAGATCTCGAAGGAAAAGCTTTCGGAATGAAAAATACCCAGGAGGCCATCAGTATCAGAAATCATGTCCTGATGACTTTCGAAAAGCTGATTATCGAAAAAAGCCGCAGCGATGACGGAAACTGGAATATCGTAATCGTAGGAAGCGGGCCTACAGGAGTGGAATTGGCAGGTGCTTTTGCTGAAATGAAAAAAGACATCCTTCCAAGAGATTATCCTTACATGAATTTTGATCATCTGAAAATTATTCTCGTGAGCTCTACAGAAAAACCACTCGCCGTAATGAGCAGCGAAGCTCAGGAAAAATCTGAAAAATACCTCAAAGACCTTGGGGTAACTTTTATGAGCGGAGAAGTGGTAACGGAGTACGACGGTGATAAAGTTCATCTGAAAAGCGGAAAAGAAATACCATCCAACAATGTGATCTGGGCGGCCGGGGTTACAGGAAATGTGGTAGGAGGTTTCCCGGAAGAAAAATTAATAAGAAACAGATATATCGTAGATCGGTATAATACAATAAAGGGGTATGATAATATTTATGCTATTGGGGATATTGCCTATATGGAAACACCCAAATATCCGCAAGGACACCCTCAGGTAGCCAACGTAGCCATTAATCAGGCTAAAAATTTAGGAAAAAATCTATTGAAGAGAACGCAGAGCGAATGGAAAGAATATGAGTATGATGATAAAGGCTCACTGGCAACTATTGGGAAGCACAGAGCCGTAGTGGATCTGCCATTTATAAAATTTCAGGGATTTTTGGCGTGGTATTTCTGGATGTTTCTCCATTTAATGCTAATTTTGAGCGTTAGAAATAAGCTGGCCATATTCTTCAACTGGATGTGGAGCTATATCAACAAAGATTCGTCTTTAAGATTAATTATTATACCTACTAAGAAAAACGGAACATTACAATGA
- a CDS encoding glycoside hydrolase family 25 protein, whose product MTPKKYTKKTAKRIHKTRRKNYFFRRWVILAILIIALAGTGLYLRQSVSYYYALYFNKFRHKKLHNSEKESLRIQRILSSNLDKTYGFDVSHYQNREDIKWDSLSIGNKTIPLEFVVMRATMGNRSADKHFDEFWESAKKHDLIRGAYHFYRADEDPVIQANNFLENVKLESGDLPPILDIEKIPKRKTNKKLIEDLKVWCKIVEDTYGEKPIIYTYYHYYKDFLKGEFDNYPLWLANYNDVPSPSPDDQWDFWQFTENGIVHGINAKVDLDIYNGSSWSLRRLTLD is encoded by the coding sequence ATGACACCTAAAAAGTACACCAAAAAAACTGCCAAACGAATCCACAAAACAAGACGGAAGAACTATTTTTTCCGCAGATGGGTGATATTGGCGATATTAATTATAGCATTGGCAGGAACAGGGCTTTATCTAAGACAATCCGTCAGCTATTATTATGCGCTGTACTTTAATAAATTCAGACATAAAAAACTTCACAACAGCGAAAAGGAATCCTTAAGAATCCAGAGAATACTCAGCAGCAATCTTGATAAAACGTATGGTTTTGATGTTTCCCATTATCAGAACAGGGAAGATATCAAATGGGACAGCCTGAGTATCGGAAATAAAACCATTCCGTTAGAATTTGTTGTGATGCGTGCTACCATGGGAAACCGAAGTGCCGACAAACATTTCGATGAATTCTGGGAAAGCGCCAAAAAGCACGATCTCATCCGGGGTGCCTACCATTTTTACAGGGCTGACGAGGATCCTGTCATTCAGGCAAACAATTTTCTGGAGAACGTAAAACTGGAAAGCGGCGATCTTCCACCGATTCTTGATATCGAAAAAATACCTAAGCGTAAAACGAATAAAAAGTTAATTGAAGATCTGAAAGTATGGTGTAAAATAGTTGAGGACACATATGGTGAAAAACCTATTATCTATACCTATTATCACTATTACAAAGACTTTCTGAAAGGCGAGTTTGATAATTATCCGCTGTGGCTGGCCAATTATAATGATGTGCCTTCTCCTTCACCTGATGACCAGTGGGATTTCTGGCAGTTTACGGAAAACGGGATTGTGCATGGCATTAATGCCAAAGTAGACCTTGATATTTATAATGGCAGCTCCTGGTCGTTGAGAAGACTTACACTGGATTAG
- a CDS encoding lamin tail domain-containing protein: MKTIFTILGVAFASVLMNAQVTIAQVYGGGGNSGATFNRDYVVLFNKTSSAVDMSGWSLQYGSSGSTAAWSGVATFPSGTTIQAYSYFLVGFASQNVAVGAVLPITVDLDTPITGTGNINLAAANGKVALMTNATIINGTTPTGAIDFVGYGTANASEGTPTSAPSATNAILRLNGGCTDTNVNSADFVLGTPSPLNSASATNVCASLGTSDAKSIQTGSFVKNSFVKNNEIVFGADVKDVKVFNMFGQIVKEASVKENGTVNVAELAKGNYIVTGTVNNQPVSQKVLKD; this comes from the coding sequence ATGAAAACAATCTTTACTATTTTAGGTGTTGCTTTTGCTTCCGTATTAATGAATGCACAGGTGACAATTGCCCAGGTTTATGGGGGTGGGGGAAACAGCGGAGCAACTTTCAACAGAGACTATGTTGTTCTTTTTAATAAAACATCTTCAGCGGTAGATATGTCAGGTTGGTCCCTACAGTATGGATCTTCAGGTTCTACAGCAGCTTGGAGTGGGGTTGCAACATTTCCGTCAGGAACAACAATTCAGGCTTATTCCTACTTTTTAGTCGGTTTTGCAAGTCAGAACGTAGCTGTTGGAGCAGTACTTCCAATTACTGTTGATTTGGACACTCCCATTACAGGAACCGGGAATATCAATTTAGCGGCTGCTAACGGTAAAGTTGCCCTGATGACTAATGCTACAATTATTAACGGTACAACTCCGACAGGAGCCATTGACTTTGTAGGATACGGAACTGCAAATGCATCTGAAGGAACGCCAACGTCAGCTCCAAGTGCCACTAATGCTATTTTAAGATTAAATGGTGGATGCACCGATACTAATGTGAACAGTGCAGATTTCGTTTTAGGAACGCCTTCGCCTCTCAATTCAGCCTCAGCAACCAATGTTTGTGCTAGTTTAGGTACTTCTGATGCAAAATCTATCCAAACAGGAAGTTTCGTAAAGAACTCTTTCGTTAAAAACAACGAGATTGTTTTCGGAGCTGATGTGAAAGATGTAAAAGTTTTCAATATGTTCGGACAGATTGTAAAAGAAGCTTCTGTAAAAGAAAATGGTACAGTAAATGTTGCTGAACTGGCAAAAGGGAACTATATCGTGACAGGTACAGTCAATAACCAGCCTGTTTCCCAAAAAGTTCTTAAAGACTAA
- a CDS encoding 5' nucleotidase, NT5C type — MKKVIVDMDGVMADVYHQLVQFEKRDTGREIEISDLAGKSEIESFPNGKKHVNEVGFFRTLPVMKGSREAIAYLNNKYELYIVSAGMEFPNSLREKYDWLAEHFPFITWEQIVLCGSKRVVSGDVMIDDYPKNLDHFEGQRLIFTQPHNELIENDTYKRVHSWEEVMNIL; from the coding sequence ATGAAAAAAGTTATTGTCGATATGGATGGGGTAATGGCGGATGTATATCATCAGCTGGTACAATTTGAAAAAAGAGATACCGGAAGAGAAATTGAAATCAGTGATTTGGCCGGCAAGTCTGAAATAGAATCTTTTCCCAACGGAAAAAAACACGTGAATGAGGTAGGATTTTTTAGAACCTTACCCGTAATGAAAGGAAGCCGGGAGGCCATAGCATATCTGAATAATAAATATGAACTTTATATCGTATCTGCCGGAATGGAGTTTCCCAACAGCCTGAGAGAAAAATACGACTGGCTGGCAGAGCATTTCCCGTTCATTACCTGGGAGCAAATTGTTCTTTGCGGCAGCAAAAGAGTAGTGTCCGGTGATGTCATGATTGATGATTATCCTAAAAATCTTGATCATTTTGAAGGACAAAGGCTTATATTCACTCAGCCGCATAATGAATTGATTGAAAATGATACTTACAAAAGAGTTCATTCCTGGGAAGAAGTGATGAATATTCTTTAA
- the deoC gene encoding deoxyribose-phosphate aldolase, with product MNIAQYLDSTYLKTPEQSGISHEETLQKDIKLAQEAIDQGIFAVMIRPDYVAEVKKYIQEKNSNVAVGTVIGFHEGTYSIEEKLAEASKAIEDGADELDFVINYTAYLQGNLQLVKEEFVKCTRLSLEHHKIAKWIIEIAALTHEQIADLTKKISTWAEEHFSESELSKIFVKSSTGFYETTDGRPNGATFEGIAIMLENAGKLPVKAAGGVKTPEDAEKMISMGVKRIGTSSALALIENKTSSEGY from the coding sequence ATGAACATAGCCCAATATTTGGATTCAACCTACCTGAAGACACCGGAACAGTCAGGTATTTCCCACGAAGAAACGCTTCAGAAAGATATAAAACTAGCTCAGGAAGCAATAGATCAAGGTATTTTTGCAGTAATGATCCGTCCGGATTATGTAGCTGAAGTTAAAAAATATATTCAGGAAAAAAATTCAAATGTTGCAGTAGGAACTGTAATAGGCTTTCACGAAGGAACCTATTCTATTGAAGAAAAGCTTGCAGAAGCTTCAAAAGCAATAGAAGACGGTGCTGATGAATTGGATTTTGTTATCAATTACACAGCTTATCTGCAGGGGAATCTGCAATTGGTAAAGGAAGAATTTGTAAAATGTACAAGATTATCTCTTGAACATCATAAAATAGCAAAATGGATTATTGAAATCGCTGCGCTGACCCATGAGCAGATTGCCGATCTTACTAAAAAGATTTCTACCTGGGCAGAAGAGCATTTCTCCGAAAGTGAACTGTCAAAGATCTTTGTTAAATCTTCCACAGGTTTTTATGAAACTACTGATGGAAGGCCTAATGGGGCGACTTTTGAAGGAATCGCTATTATGCTTGAGAATGCAGGAAAACTTCCTGTGAAAGCAGCCGGCGGAGTGAAAACTCCTGAGGATGCTGAGAAAATGATCAGCATGGGAGTAAAAAGAATCGGAACCTCTTCAGCACTGGCGCTGATTGAAAATAAAACTTCATCAGAAGGATACTAA
- a CDS encoding endonuclease/exonuclease/phosphatase family protein, producing the protein MELFSFYNVENLFLPDPKPVHKLDPTRSGLRNWDEKRYKNKLFKISHVFQLMKEDQGVLPFMIGLSEVSGRKVLEDLVEMEPFNSEYGIVHYNSMDERKVDVAMLYDKSKVEVIDSETITFFFEIINKNTGNYDTTRDVLFSKIKYKGEIINVFIAHLPSKREKDINKPKRTFIMNEIRERIMKIVNADKEHVILCGDFNENPDDEDLVQILYDNNHEKVLTNPFQQLFSTRNYSTFHYKSGLLYDQIIMSKSLLDNKTLAFQDAHVFNSEKIRSRTRNFEGRPFRTYAGTRYLGGYSDHFPVFVKFKSLL; encoded by the coding sequence ATGGAGCTGTTCTCTTTTTATAATGTTGAAAATTTATTTTTACCCGATCCGAAACCTGTCCACAAATTAGATCCTACACGGTCAGGACTGAGGAATTGGGATGAAAAGAGATATAAAAACAAGCTGTTTAAAATCTCTCACGTATTTCAGTTAATGAAAGAAGATCAGGGCGTATTGCCATTTATGATTGGATTGTCTGAAGTTTCCGGAAGAAAAGTTCTGGAAGATCTCGTGGAGATGGAACCCTTCAATTCGGAATATGGAATTGTGCATTATAATTCCATGGACGAAAGAAAAGTGGATGTAGCCATGTTATATGATAAAAGTAAAGTAGAGGTTATAGATTCTGAAACCATTACTTTCTTTTTTGAAATAATAAATAAAAACACAGGAAATTACGACACAACTAGGGACGTACTTTTTTCAAAAATAAAATATAAAGGGGAAATTATCAATGTCTTTATCGCCCATCTTCCCTCTAAGCGAGAAAAAGATATTAATAAACCCAAAAGGACCTTTATAATGAATGAGATCCGGGAACGGATTATGAAAATTGTAAATGCAGATAAAGAGCATGTCATTTTGTGCGGAGATTTCAACGAAAACCCGGATGATGAAGATTTAGTACAGATTCTCTATGACAATAACCATGAGAAGGTTTTAACGAACCCTTTTCAGCAATTGTTTTCTACAAGAAATTATTCTACTTTTCATTATAAATCTGGACTGTTGTATGATCAGATCATAATGTCAAAATCATTACTTGACAATAAGACGCTGGCTTTTCAGGATGCGCATGTATTCAATTCTGAAAAAATCCGCAGCAGAACCAGGAATTTTGAAGGCCGACCTTTCCGAACATATGCTGGTACACGGTATTTAGGAGGATATAGTGATCACTTTCCGGTTTTTGTAAAATTTAAAAGTTTACTGTAA
- the dusB gene encoding tRNA dihydrouridine synthase DusB: protein MIKIGNIELPEFPLLLAPMEDVSDPPFRRLCKMHGADLMYSEFISSEGLIRDAIKSRKKLDIFDYERPVGIQIFGGDEEAMAMSARIVETVNPDLVDINFGCPVKKVVCKGAGAGVLKDIDLMVRLTKAVVSSTHLPVTVKTRLGWDSHTINIDEVAERLQETGIKALTIHARTRAQMYKGEADWEHISRIKQNPNIEIPIFGNGDIDSAEKALEYKQKYACDGIMIGRAAIGYPWIFNEIKHFFTTGEHLPEPTISDRLLAVRQHAEWSVEWKGERLGLVEMRQHYSNYFRGIPHFKEFRKKFLEVFTLEEMNSLIQETQQFYEEYQAQV from the coding sequence ATGATAAAAATAGGCAACATAGAACTGCCGGAATTTCCACTTTTGTTGGCTCCGATGGAAGATGTCAGTGATCCTCCGTTCAGACGTTTGTGTAAAATGCATGGTGCAGATTTAATGTATTCGGAATTTATTTCTTCCGAGGGGTTGATTCGTGACGCTATCAAAAGCCGTAAAAAGCTGGATATTTTCGATTATGAAAGACCTGTGGGGATACAGATTTTTGGTGGGGACGAGGAAGCAATGGCCATGTCCGCAAGAATTGTTGAAACAGTAAACCCGGATCTGGTAGATATCAATTTTGGATGTCCTGTAAAAAAAGTTGTCTGCAAAGGAGCCGGAGCAGGGGTTTTGAAAGATATCGACCTGATGGTTCGTCTTACAAAAGCAGTAGTAAGCTCTACTCACCTGCCTGTAACAGTTAAAACCCGTTTAGGATGGGACAGCCACACTATCAATATTGATGAAGTGGCAGAGCGTCTGCAGGAAACAGGAATCAAAGCTTTGACCATCCATGCCAGAACCCGTGCTCAAATGTACAAGGGGGAAGCAGACTGGGAACATATTTCAAGAATTAAACAAAATCCTAACATTGAGATTCCCATTTTTGGAAATGGTGATATAGATTCTGCTGAAAAGGCATTAGAATACAAACAAAAATATGCCTGCGACGGAATTATGATTGGACGTGCTGCTATTGGCTATCCATGGATCTTTAATGAGATCAAGCATTTCTTTACAACAGGAGAGCATTTACCGGAACCTACCATATCAGACCGTTTACTGGCTGTTCGCCAGCATGCCGAATGGAGTGTGGAATGGAAAGGTGAAAGGTTAGGATTGGTAGAAATGAGACAGCACTACAGTAATTATTTCAGAGGAATCCCTCACTTCAAGGAGTTCAGAAAAAAATTCCTGGAGGTTTTCACCTTGGAAGAAATGAACAGCCTGATCCAGGAAACCCAACAGTTTTACGAAGAATATCAGGCACAAGTATAA